A single genomic interval of Cucumis sativus cultivar 9930 chromosome 5, Cucumber_9930_V3, whole genome shotgun sequence harbors:
- the LOC101214078 gene encoding probable aquaporin TIP5-1, with the protein MFFCKMAPTSLAFRCRQSITPTAIRSYVAEFISTFFYVFSVVGASMASQKYMPGITTADLSSLLVAAIANAFALASAVYIAANISGGHVNPAVTFGMAVGGHVSVPTALFYWFAQMLASVMACIILRATIVGQHVPSYAIADEMTGFGASVVEGVLTFALVYTVFAASNPRRGPCNAIGAVMIGLIAGANVLAAGPFSGGSVNPACAFGSAIVAGSFKNQAVYWVGPLIGAALAGIVHDNVVFPIENVDSFRGVSEAVIA; encoded by the exons ATGTTCTTCTGCAAAATGGCCCCTACTTCCCTCGCTTTCCGCTGCCGACAATCCATCACCCCAACTGCAATCCGATCCTACGTTGCCGAGTTCATCTCCACCTTCTTCTACGTCTTCTCTGTCGTTGGAGCATCCATGGCCTCCC AGAAGTATATGCCAGGCATTACTACGGCAGACCTATCGAGTCTTCTGGTGGCCGCTATTGCCAATGCCTTTGCTTTGGCTTCAGCCGTATACATTGCCGCCAACATCTCCGGTGGACACGTCAACCCGGCAGTGACGTTTGGAATGGCCGTTGGTGGCCATGTCAGCGTTCCCACTGCTCTCTTTTACTGGTTTGCTCAAATGCTTGCCTCTGTCATGGCCTGCATTATTCTTAGAGCCACCATTGTTGGACAG CACGTTCCAAGCTATGCCATTGCCGATGAGATGACGGGGTTCGGAGCGTCGGTGGTGGAAGGTGTATTGACATTTGCGCTTGTATACACCGTCTTTGCCGCCAGCAATCCGAGACGAGGTCCGTGCAATGCGATTGGTGCGGTGATGATTGGGCTGATTGCTGGAGCCAATGTGCTGGCTGCGGGGCCATTTTCGGGTGGATCGGTGAACCCGGCGTGTGCATTTGGATCGGCGATTGTGGCGGGGAGTTTCAAGAACCAGGCAGTGTATTGGGTTGGGCCATTGATTGGGGCGGCTTTGGCTGGAATTGTTCATGATAATGTGGTTTTTCCGATTGAAAATGTAGATTCATTCAGAGGGGTTTCTGAGGCTGTTATCGCTTGA
- the LOC101213833 gene encoding MDIS1-interacting receptor like kinase 2: MTNQIKHSIIPLPLVPKSVVLLLFLTILCKTSAINIETEALLKWKASLGKQSILDTWEILPSNSSSSSSKASNPCQWTGITCNSASSVTHINLINTALNGTLQTFSFSSFPNLLCLNLNSNNFNGSIPPSLGLLNKLEFLDLSTNSLTGTLPSSLANLTHLYHLDVSNNYITGGLHPSFFPTENSKFGLRSMEKFIMQSTMIGGELTEEIGNMKSLSIIAFDDCKFYGLIPKAIGNLRNLTVLRLNGNGNFSGEIPEGIGKLTKLFDLRLFGNKLSGPLPQDLGISSPLVDVHIFENNFTGPLPPGLCTHGQLVNFAAFTNSFTGPIPSFKNCSELRRLRLEHNQLTGNLDEAFGVYPNLTYIDLSDNKLTGNLSPNWGKCKSLTKLSIATNMVTGEIPKEITQLKNLEALDLSFNNFSGLIPENIGDLSSLSSLQLQGNRQLSGNIPLDIGNLSNLESLDLSMNKIEGSIPKQIGDCSRLRNLSLSTNRLNGSIPYEIGNILSLHDLLDLSNNSLVGEIPSSLGKLMHLERLSLSHNHLSGEIPNSLKDMMGLVSINLSFNNLSGSLPSGGAFDKAQLQDFVNNTDLCGNIEGMQKCYVSMAESKNKRWQNLVIILVPTIVSTLVFSLILFGVISWFRRDKDTKRSNPKRGPKSPFENLWEYDGKIVYDDIIEAAEHFDDKYCIGAGGSGKVYKVEMSSGDVFAVKKLNFWDSDMGMENLKSFKSEVATLTEIRHRNIVKLYGFCSRGEHTFLVYDFIERGCLWEVLRSEENAKEVDWVKRVEIVKGVAEALCYLHHDCVPAIVHRDVTSKNVLLDVDFEAHVADFGTARFLKFDASHSTGVVGTHGYMAPELAYTNKVTEKCDVYSFGVVSLEVLMGRHPGEALLSLQSSPQKGIEMKELLDSRLAYPRRGKLLSELSSLVSIAISCVQADPQLRPTMYSVCHQMGLRKSAFIREESV; encoded by the exons ATGACCAACCAAATTAAACACTCAATAATTCCACTTCCACTTGTGCCAAAATCAGTTGTTTTGCTTCTTTTCTTAACAATCCTTTGTAAAACAAGTGCCATTAACATTGAAACTGAGGCTCTGTTGAAATGGAAAGCAAGTTTGGGAAAGCAATCAATTCTAGACACATGGGAGATTCTTCCATCAAACTCATCAAGCTCCTCCTCCAAAGCTTCAAATCCATGTCAATGGACGGGAATTACTTGCAACAGTGCAAGCAGTGTCACACATATCAATTTGATAAACACTGCTTTGAATGGTACTCTTCAAACCTTCAGCTTCTCTTCATTTCCCAACCTTCTTTGCTTGAATCTCAACTCGAATAATTTTAATGGATCCATTCCACCCTCCCTTGGACTTCTCAATAAGCTCGAATTTCTTGATCTCTCCACGAACTCCCTCACTGGTACTCTCCCTTCTTCTCTTGCTAATCTCACTCACCTCTACCATCTTGACGTCTCCAATAATTACATCACCGGAGGCTTGCATCCGAGCTTCTTTCCAactgaaaattcaaaatttggcCTGAGAAGTATGGAGAAGTTCATTATGCAAAGCACCATG ATTGGAGGGGAGCTTACCGAGGAGATAGGAAATATGAAGTCTCTAAGCATCATAGCTTTCGATGACTGTAAATTCTACGGCCTAATTCCTAAAGCTATAGGAAACTTGAGAAATTTAACTGTACTTCGTCTCAATGGTAATGGTAATTTCAGTGGTGAAATTCCTGAAGGTATtggaaaattgacaaaattatttgatctAAGGCTGTTTGGTAACAAGTTAAGTGGGCCATTGCCTCAAGACTTGGGAATTTCTTCACCTTTGGTCGATGTTCATATTTTTGAGAACAACTTTACGGGTCCTTTGCCCCCAGGTTTGTGCACCCATGGCCAGCTTGTTAACTTCGCTGCATTTACCAACTCTTTTACAG GTCCGATTCCTAGCTTCAAAAATTGCTCAGAGTTGCGTAGGCTTCGCTTAGAACACAATCAATTAACAGGTAATCTGGATGAAGCTTTTGGTGTTTATCCAAATTTAACTTACATTGACTTGAGTGACAATAAACTGACTGGAAACCTCTCTCCAAATTGGGGGAAATGCAAGAGTTTGACCAAGTTGAGCATCGCCACCAACATGGTTACTGGTGAAATTCCAAAAGAAATTACTCAATTAAAGAATTTAGAAGCCCTTGATCTCTCCTTCAACAATTTCTCTGGACTGATACCGGAGAATATCGGAGATTTATCGTCGTTATCGTCTCTACAGTTGCAAGGGAACCGCCAACTATCTGGAAACATACCACTGGATATCGGTAACCTTTCGAATCTCGAATCGCTCGATCTGTCGATGAACAAGATTGAAGGTTCGATCCCTAAGCAAATTGGAGATTGCTCAAGGCTTCGAAATCTAAGCTTGAGTACGAACCGGTTGAATGGTTCGATCCCATATGAGATAGGGAATATCTTATCCTTGCATGATTTGTTGGATTTGAGTAACAATTCGTTGGTTGGGGAAATTCCTTCATCACTTGGGAAGTTGATGCATTTAGAGAGATTGAGTTTGTCTCATAATCATCTTTCTGGTGAAATCCCTAATTCCTTAAAGGATATGATGGGATTAGTGAGTATAAATCTTTCATTCAACAATTTAAGTGGATCTCTTCCTTCTGGTGGTGCCTTTGACAAAGCTCAGCTACAAGATTTTGTTAACAACACAGATTTATGTGGAAATATTGAGGGCATGCAAAAATGTTATGTTTCCATGGCagaatccaaaaataaaag ATGGCAGAATCTGGTGATTATTCTTGTTCCAACTATAGTAAGTACATTAGTATTCTCTCTAATACTATTCGGGGTCATTTCATGGTTCCGACGAGATAAAGATACGAAACGATCAAACCCAAAAAGGGGACCAAAATCACCATTTGAAAACTTGTGGGAGTACGACGGGAAGATAGTATATGATGACATAATCGAAGCAGCGGAGCATTTCGATGACAAATACTGCATCGGAGCAGGAGGGTCAggaaaagtttacaaagtcGAAATGTCAAGTGGTGATGTATTTGCGGTGAAGAAGCTCAACTTTTGGGACAGTGATATGGGGATGGAGAACTTGAAGAGTTTCAAAAGCGAAGTAGCGACACTAACCGAGATCCGTCATCGAAACATAGTTAAGCTTTATGGATTTTGCTCGAGAGGCGAACACACGTTTTTGGTATACGATTTCATCGAAAGAGGGTGCTTATGGGAAGTTTTGAGAAGTGAAGAGAACGCAAAAGAGGTTGATTGGGTGAAGAGAGTTGAGATAGTGAAGGGTGTGGCTGAGGCTTTGTGTTATTTGCATCATGACTGTGTTCCAGCGATCGTCCACCGTGACGTGACCTCGAAGAATGTTTTGCTGGATGTGGATTTTGAAGCTCATGTGGCGGATTTTGGAACTGCAAGGTTTTTGAAGTTTGATGCTTCGCATTCCACTGGTGTTGTTGGCACTCATGGCTACATGGCACCAG AGCTCGCGTACACAAACAAAGTGACAGAAAAGTGTGACGTTTATAGCTTTGGAGTGGTGAGTTTGGAAGTATTGATGGGAAGACATCCAGGAGAAGCCCTTCTATCTTTACAAAGTTCCCCTCAAAAGGGTATTGAGATGAAAGAATTGTTGGATTCTCGGCTTGCATACCCTCGAAGAGGGAAGCTTTTAAGTGAATTGAGTTCACTTGTGAGTATAGCAATATCTTGTGTGCAGGCTGACCCTCAGTTACGCCCCACTAT
- the LOC101218227 gene encoding late embryogenesis abundant protein At5g17165 — MACSSKIIVAAAAASPRLSLLLPHTYLFPFPNFGFRSSHWSAYEKNQEDQIWPTMVPNHLISRDLSEDYWVPHPETGVFGPPKAHHNSSTVPNDTSAGGNEGSVLNLKAWFRHNGLEDLEKPHTL, encoded by the exons ATGGCCTGCAGTTCGAAGATTATcgttgctgctgctgctgctagTCCACGACTCTCATTATTACTTCCTCACACTTATCTCTTTCCCTTCCCTAATTTTGGCTTCCG GTCAAGTCATTGGTCAGCGTACGAGAAGAACCAAGAGGACCAAATATGGCCTACAATGGTACCCAATCACCTGATCTCTCGTGATCTATCCGAAGATTATTGGGTTCCCCATCCTGAAACCGGAGTTTTTGGGCCTCCAAAAGCCCACCACAATTCTTCAACTGTTCCCAACGACACGTCGGCTGGTGGTAACGAGGGTTCCGTTCTAAACCTCAAGGCTTGGTTCCGACATAACGGCCTCGAAGACCTCGAGAAACCACACACTCTCTAA
- the LOC101215455 gene encoding NO-associated protein 1, chloroplastic/mitochondrial — translation MALAPFSTIFFPSLPSIFTTSKSLKTPSSSSLILSQFSFETSHKKPPTPDPPESDGTGAAAPTRGDRFLERHHSVEAAKFVLKENNKDRKRKKDKALKVSLAVASCYGCGAPLQTLELDAPGYVEPETYELKKKHHQLRRVICGRCRLLSHGHMITAVGGNGGYSGGKQFISAEELRDKLSHLRYEKALIVKLVDIVDFNGSFLARVRDLAGANPIILVVTKVDLLPKGTDLNCIGDWVVEATTRKKLSVLSVHLTSSKSLVGVAGVVADIQKEKKGRDVYILGSANVGKSAFINAVLKKMAERDPVAAAAQKYRPIQSAVPGTTLGPIQIDAFLGGGKLYDTPGVHLHHRLAAVVHSEDLPALAPQSRLRGQHFQVQHLPMDNELSSGLNGFSIFWGGLVRVDLLKVQPETCLTFYGPKGLQIRVVPTEKADEFYEKELGISLTPPSGKQTRNDWRGLETVRQLKINFEDEQRPACDVAISGLGWITVEQKKSLSNNHSDLESSVDELELAVHVPKPVEIFVRPPMPVGKAGSEWYQYRDLTEEEEEVRPRWYF, via the exons ATGGCACTCGCTCCCTTCTCCACCATTTTCTTCCCTTCACTTCCTTCTATCTTCACCACTTCTAAATCCCTCAAAACTCCCTCATCTTCCTCCCTCATACTCTCCCAATTCTCATTCGAAACCTCACACAAAAAACCTCCCACCCCTGACCCACCTGAATCCGACGGAACTGGCGCCGCTGCCCCCACCCGAGGCGACCGGTTCCTCGAACGCCATCATTCCGTCGAAGCTGCCAAGTTTGTGctcaaagaaaacaacaaggatcggaaaagaaagaaggataaGGCCTTGAAGGTTTCTTTGGCGGTTGCTTCTTGTTATGGCTGTGGTGCTCCGTTGCAGACTTTGGAATTGGATGCTCCGGGCTATGTGGAACCGGAAACCTACGAATTA AAAAAGAAGCATCACCAGCTTAGAAGAGTTATCTGCGGGAGATGCCGACTTTTGTCTCATGGTCACATGATAACTGCTGTGGGTGGAAATGGAGGTTATTCTGGGGGAAAACAATTCATCTCAGCTGAGGAGCTCCGAGATAAGCTCTCTCACTTGCGTTATGAGAAGGCTTTGATTGTGAAATTG GTTGATATAGTTGACTTCAATGGCAGTTTTTTGGCACGTGTGCGAGATCTTGCTGGTGCAAATCCAATAATACTAGTGGTCACTAAG GTTGATCTCCTTCCCAAGGGGACTGATCTGAACTGTATTGGTGATTGGGTTGTGGAAGCCACTACAAGAAAGAAGCTTAG TGTTCTGAGTGTCCACCTGACGAGCTCGAAGTCTTTGGTTGGAGTAGCTGGAGTTGTAGCAGATAttcaaaaggagaaaaag GGGCGGGATGTGTACATTCTG GGGTCAGCTAATGTTGGAAAGTCTGCTTTCATCAACGCTGTGCTGA AGAAGATGGCTGAAAGGGATCCAGTTGCTGCAGCAGCTCAAAAATACAGACCCATACAATCTGCTGTTCCTGGAACTACTTTAGGTCCTATACAAATTGATGCTTTCTTAGGAGGAGGG AAATTATATGACACACCTGGAGTCCATCTCCACCACAGGTTAGCTGCAGTTGTTCATTCAGAAGATCTTCCTGCCCTAGCTCCTCAAAGTCGGCTCAGGGGTCAACATTTTCAA GTTCAACACCTGCCGATGGACAATGAATTATCCAGTGGGTTGAATGGGTTTTCTATATTTTGGGGAGGTCTTGTGAGAGTAGATCTATTAAAG GTTCAACCAGAAACATGTTTGACATTCTATGGTCCAAAAGGATTGCAGATCCGCGTGGTTCCTACTGAAAAAGCAGATGAATTTTATGAG AAAGAACTTGGGATTTCGCTAACACCTCCATCCGGAAAACAAACAAGGAATGATTGGAGAGGACTCGAAACAGTGCGTCAGttgaagataaattttgaGGACGAGCAAAG ACCTGCTTGTGATGTGGCTATATCAGGCTTGGGATGGATCACTGTTGAGCAAAAGAAGTCGCTCTCAAACAATCATTCTGATTTAGAATCATCAGTCGACGAACTCGAATTGGCCGTCCATGTCCCTAAACCAGTGGAGATTTTCGTTAGGCCTCCCATGCCTGTTGGTAAAGCTGGATCAGAATGGTATCAGTACCGCGATTTAAcagaggaggaagaggaagtaAGACCAAGATGGTACTTTTAG